The window TCCCCTCCAAAGAGGCTGGTGCCGCCAATCACGACGGCGCCGATCGCCAGGAGTTCATAGCCGGTGCCGCCGGCCGGCTGAATGGTAGCAAGCCGGGCGGATTCGATGATTGACGCCACGCCGCAGAGCAGGCCGCAGCCGGTGTAGATCGCCAACGTGACCAGCCGCAGGTTAATCCCGGACAACATTGCGGCCTCGGCATTGCTGCCGATGGCGTAGGTGAACCGACCGAACCGGGTATACTGCGCAATCACAAAGAGCACGGCGAAAACCAGGAGAAGAATGATCGTTGGAACCGGGATGATGTTTAACAGCCTTCCTTGGCCGATCCACAGGTGCCGCGGATCGAGGCCAAAGATGGGAATGCCTCTTGAAAAGATCAGGGCCAACCCTCGAGCCATACCCATCATCCCGAGCGTGGCAATGAAGGATGGGACGCGGAGCCGGGTAATAAAAAATCCGTTCGCAGCCCCCAACGCCCCGCCGACGAGGATCGTGGTGAGCAAAGCCAGGGCCAGATTAGACGTACGCTGGTACATCAGCCCGCCGACCACACCGGAACAGGCAAAAATCGCGCCGACCGAGAGGTCGATCCCGCCGGAAATGATGATCAGGGTTTCGCCCGCGGCAATGATCCCTACCACCGCGGTCTGCAACGTGATTTCGGAGATGTTGCCAACCGTGAAAAAGTAGGGTGAAAGCAGAGACAACACGATCCACATCGAGATCAGGATCAGCAACATCGAAACCGCCTGGTTGCCGATCACCTTACGGGCCCTCTCAAAGGCCAAGTTTGGCCGTTCCGGCGTTTCCATCACGGTTTCTCAGCGAAGGCTCTCAGGCGGTGCGGGTCGAAGCCGGAGGCATGCATCACGATTGGTGCAGATTTAAGGGGACCGGCTAAACCCGGGGTGAACTCATGCTATACTGCATGATCTCTTGTTTGGAGGTTTCTCGCGGGTTCAACTCGGCGACCAGCCGGGATCGCGCCATGACGAGGATACGGTCCGCCACTTCCAGGATTTCACCTATGTCGCTTGAGATGAACACCACGGCCCGGCTCGGCCCTTCGGTGAATCGCCGCACCAGCTCATAGAACTCTTCGCGGGCGCCGACGTCGATCCCGATCGTCGGTTCGTCGAGAATCAATAGTTTGCAACCGGCCTCCAGCCACTTGCCGAGAACCACCTTTTGCTTGTTTCCCCCGCTCAGGTATTTGACCGGCTGAAAGATATCCCGCGTTCTGATCTT of the Verrucomicrobiota bacterium genome contains:
- a CDS encoding ABC transporter permease, translated to METPERPNLAFERARKVIGNQAVSMLLILISMWIVLSLLSPYFFTVGNISEITLQTAVVGIIAAGETLIIISGGIDLSVGAIFACSGVVGGLMYQRTSNLALALLTTILVGGALGAANGFFITRLRVPSFIATLGMMGMARGLALIFSRGIPIFGLDPRHLWIGQGRLLNIIPVPTIILLLVFAVLFVIAQYTRFGRFTYAIGSNAEAAMLSGINLRLVTLAIYTGCGLLCGVASIIESARLATIQPAGGTGYELLAIGAVVIGGTSLFGGEGNVLATLIGALIETTIRNGLNILGVNAFWQYVVNGAVIIAAVSVDQLRRQR